One window of the Canis aureus isolate CA01 chromosome 1, VMU_Caureus_v.1.0, whole genome shotgun sequence genome contains the following:
- the ETV2 gene encoding ETS translocation variant 2 isoform X1, whose translation MDLWNWDEASPQEVPPGNRLSGLDGAELGFYFPELVLPGDALTAEPGWKGGCGPGLQGAEEGLPPPDWGSALPHPEAPWGAEPAPQALPWSWSWSGDWTDLACTGSDPWSRVSQALGPAPCAAAAGPAGATGAVGAAGAAGQNCATSAEGTHPWSCAQAAAGSTNWDCSIGLDGPTYWGKELPGGPSSDSTISWGGPAGSDCTTSWGSGLQADCTTSSKGYQTSDLPTSSEPSQQSDRVTLACYPKSNHRGPIQLWQFLLELLRDGQRSNCIRWTGNSREFQLCDPREVARLWGERKRKPGMNYEKLSRGLRYYYRRDIVRKSGGRKYTYRFGGRVPGLACPDCAGRGPGGATQ comes from the exons ATGGACTTGTGGAACTGGGATGAAGCGTCTCCGCAGGAAGTGCCCCCAGGGAACAGGCTGTCAGGGCTGG ACGGAGCCGAACTCGGCTTCTATTTCCCGGAACTGGTGCTCCCAGGGGACGCGCTGACAGCGGAGCCCGGCTGGAAAGGTGGCTGTGGGCCGGGACTCCAGGGAGCCGAGGAAG GGCTCCCCCCGCCGGACTGGGGCTCCGCGTTACCGCACCCAGAAGCTCCGTGGGGGGCGG AGCCCGCCCCTCAGGCTCTTCCGTGGTCGTGGTCGTGGTCGGGAGACTGGACAGACCTGGCGTGCACTGGCTCGGACCCTTGGAGCCGCGTCTCCCAGGCCCTGGGTCCCGCCCCCTGCGCTGCGgcggcggggcctgcgggggcgacgggggcggtgggggctgcgggggctgcgggccaGAACTGTGCCACCTCCGCGGAAGGGACCCACCCGTGGTCCTGCGCCCAGGCGGCGGCCGGCTCCACCAACTGGGACTGTTCTATTGGCCTCGACGGCCCCACCTACTGGGGCAAGGAACTCCCCGGGGGGCCCAGCTCGGACTCTACCATTTCGTGGGGTGGGCCTGCGGGCTCCGACTGCACCACGTCCTGGGGCTCGGGGCTGCAGGCGGACTGCACCACCTCTTCAAAGGGGTACCAGACTTCAGATCTCCCCACGTCCTCCGAACCCAGCCAGCAGTCGGACCGCGTAACCTTGGCTTGTTACCCCAAAAGTAACCACCGAG GTCCCATTCAGCTGTGGCAGTTCCTCCTGGAGCTGCTCCGAGACGGGCAGCGTAGCAACTGCATCCGCTGGACCGGCAACAGCCGCGagttccagctgtgtgaccccagaGAG GTGGCGCGGCTGTGGGGCGAGCGCAAGAGGAAGCCCGGCATGAACTACGAGAAACTGAGCCGAGGTCTACGCTACTACTACCGCCGCGACATCGTGCGCAAGAGCGGTGGGCGCAAGTACACGTACCGTTTTGGGGGCCGCGTGCCCGGCCTGGCCTGTCCGGACTGCGCGGGGCGTGGACCGGGAGGGGCGACCCAATAA
- the ETV2 gene encoding ETS translocation variant 2 isoform X2, giving the protein MDLWNWDEASPQEVPPGNRLSGLDGAELGFYFPELVLPGDALTAEPGWKGGCGPGLQGAEEEPAPQALPWSWSWSGDWTDLACTGSDPWSRVSQALGPAPCAAAAGPAGATGAVGAAGAAGQNCATSAEGTHPWSCAQAAAGSTNWDCSIGLDGPTYWGKELPGGPSSDSTISWGGPAGSDCTTSWGSGLQADCTTSSKGYQTSDLPTSSEPSQQSDRVTLACYPKSNHRGPIQLWQFLLELLRDGQRSNCIRWTGNSREFQLCDPREVARLWGERKRKPGMNYEKLSRGLRYYYRRDIVRKSGGRKYTYRFGGRVPGLACPDCAGRGPGGATQ; this is encoded by the exons ATGGACTTGTGGAACTGGGATGAAGCGTCTCCGCAGGAAGTGCCCCCAGGGAACAGGCTGTCAGGGCTGG ACGGAGCCGAACTCGGCTTCTATTTCCCGGAACTGGTGCTCCCAGGGGACGCGCTGACAGCGGAGCCCGGCTGGAAAGGTGGCTGTGGGCCGGGACTCCAGGGAGCCGAGGAAG AGCCCGCCCCTCAGGCTCTTCCGTGGTCGTGGTCGTGGTCGGGAGACTGGACAGACCTGGCGTGCACTGGCTCGGACCCTTGGAGCCGCGTCTCCCAGGCCCTGGGTCCCGCCCCCTGCGCTGCGgcggcggggcctgcgggggcgacgggggcggtgggggctgcgggggctgcgggccaGAACTGTGCCACCTCCGCGGAAGGGACCCACCCGTGGTCCTGCGCCCAGGCGGCGGCCGGCTCCACCAACTGGGACTGTTCTATTGGCCTCGACGGCCCCACCTACTGGGGCAAGGAACTCCCCGGGGGGCCCAGCTCGGACTCTACCATTTCGTGGGGTGGGCCTGCGGGCTCCGACTGCACCACGTCCTGGGGCTCGGGGCTGCAGGCGGACTGCACCACCTCTTCAAAGGGGTACCAGACTTCAGATCTCCCCACGTCCTCCGAACCCAGCCAGCAGTCGGACCGCGTAACCTTGGCTTGTTACCCCAAAAGTAACCACCGAG GTCCCATTCAGCTGTGGCAGTTCCTCCTGGAGCTGCTCCGAGACGGGCAGCGTAGCAACTGCATCCGCTGGACCGGCAACAGCCGCGagttccagctgtgtgaccccagaGAG GTGGCGCGGCTGTGGGGCGAGCGCAAGAGGAAGCCCGGCATGAACTACGAGAAACTGAGCCGAGGTCTACGCTACTACTACCGCCGCGACATCGTGCGCAAGAGCGGTGGGCGCAAGTACACGTACCGTTTTGGGGGCCGCGTGCCCGGCCTGGCCTGTCCGGACTGCGCGGGGCGTGGACCGGGAGGGGCGACCCAATAA